The sequence CTCGTCGTAGTCCAGGTCCACCCGCACCTCGCCCTTCACCACGCCCACGGACACGGCGGCCAGCGGCGTCAGCTTGGGCGGCTTCGTGAGGGTGCCCGCCTTCTGGAGCGAGCGGATGGCGAGCACCAGCGCCACGTAGGCCCCGGTGATGGAGGCGGTGCGCGTGCCGCCGTCCGCCTGGAGCACGTCGCAGTCCAGCGTGAAGGTGCGGGGCCCGAGGGAGGCCAGGTCCACCGCCGCGCGCAGGGAGCGGCCGATGAGGCGCTGGATTTCCATGGTGCGGCCCGTCTGCTTGCCCTTGGCGGACTCGCGCTGGTTTCGCGAGTGCGTGGCGCGGGGGAGCATGCCGTACTCGGCCGTCACCCAGCCGGTGCCCTTGCCCACGAGGTGCGGCGGCACGCGCTCCTCGGTGGAGCAGGTGACGAGCACCTTGGTGTGGCCGAACTCCACCTGTACGGAGCCCTCCGCGTAGCGGGAGACACCGGGGGTCAGGGTGACGGGGCGAAGGTCCAGCGCACCACGGTTGAAGGAACGCACGGCAGGCTCCTGGGAAATGGAGTGGGGAGTGGGCAACCCCTCTCTAGCAGAGCCGCGCCGCGCGGGTGGAGTCTCCGCGTGGCCCGCCTGCCCTCACGGCAACACGGGGCCGGCCACCTGGGGCTCGCGGGTGGCGTCGCGACGGCGCGTCTCCTTGAGGAAGGCCAGCACGCCGTCGGCGATGGCCTCGGCCAGCTTCTCCTGGTACTCGGCGCGGCCCAGCTTCGCGCCCTCCTGCGGATGGGAGATGTAGCCCACCTCGACGAGGACGGCGGGGCACTCCACGCCGGAGAGGACGAAGAAGGGCGCCTGCTGCACGCCCCGGTCCGCCGCGCGCGTGCCGCGGATGAGGCGTGGGTGGATGGAGTAGGCCAGCCGCGAGGAGTCCGCGTGCGCCTCGGTGCGCACCAGGTCCTGGAGGATGAAGGCCAGCGTGGAGTCTCCGCGCGCGGCGCGGGACACAGGGGCCTCGGCATTCTCGCGGTCGGCCACGGCGCGCGCGTCGTCGCCGGAGGCGTTGGCGGAGAGGAAGTAGGTCTCGATGCCCTCGGTGCGCTCGCGCATCCGCTTCGTGGGCATGGAGTTGGCGTGGATGGAGATGAACAGGTCCGCGCCGTGGTCGTTGGTCAGCGACACGCGCTCGGTGAGGGACACCTGCGCGTCGCGCTCTCGCGTGAGGTACACGTCGCCGCCGGCCGCCTCCAGGCGCGAGCGCACGCGCTGGGCAATCTGGAGGGCGACTTCCTTCTCGCGCAATTCGCCGGGGCCCTTCGCGCCCTCCTTCACGCCGCCGTGTCCCGGGTCGATGACGATGCGCGCGGGACGCTCCCCTGCCCTCGCGCTGAAGGGCAGCAGCAGGAGCATCGACAGGACGGCCACGAGGGGGCGGTGCGACGACGGCATACCGGAGACAGATGCTAGCGGAGGGGGGCCACCAGAGCGAAATCCGGGCCGGCGCCAGAGGCGGGACGTTCAGCCGAGGACGTCGGTGCAGGGGCGGTCCACTGGAGACTGTGCGACGAAGCAGCAGGCGCTCAACCGATGACGTCGGTGCAGGGGCGGTCCACTGGAGGCTGTGCGACGAAGCAGCAGGCGCTCAGCCGATGACGTCGATGCCGGGGCGCCCCGCCCGCACTTCACCGATGAGCGCGGCGTCCACGCCCGCCGCCTCCAGCGCCTTGAGCGCCTTCAGCGCATGGCGGGCAGGCACGCTGGCCAGGAGGCCGCCGTTGGTCTGCGCATCCGCGAGCACCCACTGGATGTGCTCGGGCAGCCCGTCCGGGAAGCGCACCTTCTTCTTCACGTGCGTGAGGTTCGACTTGGTGCCACCGGGCACCACACCCTGCTCGGCCAGCGCGGCCACCTCGGTGATGAGCGGGATGCGCTCCAAATCCAGCGCCGCGCGCGTCTTCGCGCCCTGCATCATCTCCAGCAGGTGGCCCAGCAGCCCGTAGCCCGTCACGTCCGTGAGGGCGTTCACCTTGAACTTCCCCGACGCGAACACCTCGCCCGCGGCGCGGTTGAGCGCGGACATCACCGCCACCACGCGCTTGGAGAGCTGCTTCGACGCCACGCCCCGCTTGATGGCGGTGGTGGCGATGCCCGAGCCCAGGGGCTTGGTGAGGAAGAGAACGTCCCCCGGCTTCGCGCCCGCGTTGGTGAGGACCTTCTTCGGGTTCACCACACCGGTGACGGCCATGCCGTACTTCGGCTCCGGGTCCCTCACGCTGTGGCCGCCGAGGATGGGGATGCCCGCCTCGTCCGCCTTAGACTGGCCGCCGGCCAGAATCCTCGACAGCACCTTCAGCGGCTGACCGTCCGGGAAGCCCACCAGGTTGAGCGCGAAGAGCGGGCGCGCGCCCATGGCGTAGATGTCCGACAGGGCATTCGCCGCGGCGATGGCCCCGAACTGGAACGGGTCGTCCACCACGGGCGGGAAGAAGTCCACCGTCTCCACCACGGCCAGGCCGGGCGTGAGGCGATAGACGGCCGCATCGTCGTTGGTGGCGAAGCCGACCAAGGCGTGGGGACTGTGAGCAGTCTTCAGGTGGCGCAGGACCTGCGCCAGATCCGCGGGCCGCAGTTTCGCCGCTCAGCCCGCGCAGTGACTCAATTCGGTGAGGCGCTTCGGCTTCACCGGCTGCTCGTCCGCCATGGTGCTCCCCTTCCCCGTCATGAAGCGGCCCTGCGAGAGGGCCGCGAGTGTCCGTTAGATGCGGCCCCGCGAGAGGGCCGCGAGTGTCTGTCAGACCTTGCGCACGTAGTCGCGCTTCAGGAGCTGCGCGACCGCTTCCGCCGTCACCACGTCGTCCGCGTCCGCGCGGTCCAGCACCGCGCCGAAGGTGCCGTAGTTGTGCACCAGTTGGAGCACGTCGAGCATCTCCGGCGACAGCTCCTTGAGCGGCGGCGTCAGCGGCATGGCCAGCGCCAGCGGCGCGTCGAGCGCCGGCAGGCTCGGCTGCAGGCGCTTCATCTCGTCCAGCTGGCGGAGCGAGTCCATCAGGAGCGCCTCGGTGGACGAGTCCAGCTCCACCATGAACTCCTGGTTGTCCGCCGGGCGCAGCT comes from Pyxidicoccus parkwaysis and encodes:
- the rph gene encoding ribonuclease PH is translated as MRSFNRGALDLRPVTLTPGVSRYAEGSVQVEFGHTKVLVTCSTEERVPPHLVGKGTGWVTAEYGMLPRATHSRNQRESAKGKQTGRTMEIQRLIGRSLRAAVDLASLGPRTFTLDCDVLQADGGTRTASITGAYVALVLAIRSLQKAGTLTKPPKLTPLAAVSVGVVKGEVRVDLDYDEDSNADVDLNLVATADGRMVELQGTAEHQLFDRKTLDAMVDGGLAAIQQLVAAQAKVLG
- a CDS encoding N-acetylmuramoyl-L-alanine amidase family protein; translated protein: MPSSHRPLVAVLSMLLLLPFSARAGERPARIVIDPGHGGVKEGAKGPGELREKEVALQIAQRVRSRLEAAGGDVYLTRERDAQVSLTERVSLTNDHGADLFISIHANSMPTKRMRERTEGIETYFLSANASGDDARAVADRENAEAPVSRAARGDSTLAFILQDLVRTEAHADSSRLAYSIHPRLIRGTRAADRGVQQAPFFVLSGVECPAVLVEVGYISHPQEGAKLGRAEYQEKLAEAIADGVLAFLKETRRRDATREPQVAGPVLP
- the selD gene encoding selenide, water dikinase SelD, with protein sequence MADEQPVKPKRLTELSHCAGUAAKLRPADLAQVLRHLKTAHSPHALVGFATNDDAAVYRLTPGLAVVETVDFFPPVVDDPFQFGAIAAANALSDIYAMGARPLFALNLVGFPDGQPLKVLSRILAGGQSKADEAGIPILGGHSVRDPEPKYGMAVTGVVNPKKVLTNAGAKPGDVLFLTKPLGSGIATTAIKRGVASKQLSKRVVAVMSALNRAAGEVFASGKFKVNALTDVTGYGLLGHLLEMMQGAKTRAALDLERIPLITEVAALAEQGVVPGGTKSNLTHVKKKVRFPDGLPEHIQWVLADAQTNGGLLASVPARHALKALKALEAAGVDAALIGEVRAGRPGIDVIG